One segment of Nitrospirota bacterium DNA contains the following:
- a CDS encoding PilZ domain-containing protein, whose product MRGGLLGLGRFDERSEKRDPFSVSMQFVYTFRNGEHRRARAEGLTTDISDGGLGLYTDRPLKRGQVVKVYSSEMDEAPLRAEVRWCTKYSESLYRVGARLL is encoded by the coding sequence GTGAGGGGGGGTCTGTTGGGGTTGGGCAGGTTTGACGAGAGGTCGGAGAAAAGGGACCCTTTTTCGGTCTCGATGCAATTCGTCTACACCTTCCGCAATGGAGAGCACCGGAGGGCCAGGGCCGAGGGGCTGACCACGGACATAAGCGACGGCGGCCTGGGGCTTTACACGGACCGTCCCCTCAAGAGGGGACAGGTGGTGAAGGTATACAGCTCGGAGATGGACGAGGCCCCTCTCCGGGCGGAAGTGCGCTGGTGCACGAAGTATTCCGAGAGCCTCTACCGCGTGGGGGCCCGCTT